The uncultured Roseibium sp. genome contains a region encoding:
- a CDS encoding ABC transporter ATP-binding protein translates to MSLAEETIDDTADQEPGSGDDIILSAKGVTVGFGSKIILQDVDLDVRRGEILGFVGGSGTGKSVLMRAILGLTPKQAGTISVFGHNLTSVTPAIRKSIERRWGVLFQQGALFSALTVKQNIQVPMREHLRLSPQLMDELALLKLELVGLSQDAADKLPSELSGGMIKRASLARALALDPDLVFLDEPTSGLDPIGAAAFDELIKNLSDTLGLTVYMVTHDLDSLHSICDRIAVLADKKVLAIGTLDDMMKNDHPWIKSYFQGTRALRRI, encoded by the coding sequence ATGTCCCTTGCCGAAGAAACCATAGACGACACCGCCGATCAGGAGCCAGGCAGCGGCGATGACATCATCCTGTCCGCCAAGGGTGTGACCGTCGGTTTCGGCAGCAAGATCATCCTTCAGGATGTCGACCTCGATGTCCGGCGCGGCGAAATCTTAGGATTCGTCGGCGGTTCGGGAACGGGCAAGTCGGTCCTGATGCGGGCGATTCTCGGCCTGACGCCCAAGCAGGCCGGTACGATCAGTGTTTTCGGTCATAATCTGACGAGTGTTACGCCTGCGATCCGCAAGTCCATCGAAAGGCGCTGGGGGGTGTTGTTTCAGCAAGGCGCCCTGTTTTCGGCTCTCACGGTGAAACAGAATATCCAGGTGCCCATGCGCGAGCACCTCAGGCTGTCGCCGCAGCTGATGGACGAGCTGGCGCTTTTGAAGCTCGAACTGGTCGGTTTGTCTCAGGACGCGGCCGACAAGTTGCCGTCGGAGCTCTCGGGCGGCATGATCAAGAGGGCAAGTTTGGCGCGTGCGCTTGCACTTGATCCGGATTTGGTGTTTCTGGACGAGCCGACTTCGGGTCTTGACCCGATCGGTGCGGCTGCATTTGATGAATTGATTAAGAATCTCAGCGATACGCTCGGTTTGACAGTCTATATGGTAACGCACGATCTGGACAGCCTGCATTCCATCTGCGACCGGATAGCCGTTCTGGCGGACAAAAAGGTTTTGGCGATCGGAACTCTGGACGACATGATGAAAAACGACCATCCCTGGATCAAATCCTATTTCCAGGGCACGCGCGCCTTGCGCCGAATCTGA